The proteins below come from a single Pleuronectes platessa chromosome 1, fPlePla1.1, whole genome shotgun sequence genomic window:
- the LOC128437396 gene encoding uncharacterized protein LOC128437396, whose protein sequence is MLLRWRLCVLVQGLTLLLSGPACEASSLGMTVHAVPLESDGGKTVRAHFTAIAPTPCPGLTDLCSEGEDCLVHATPLPFTGTKPEPGWCVRQWQKNLPSDYTGSISLGDKTTFYVSLKARPIVRENTGRLNHPAFVALPPPLRARVDCPHHFSLSVKDPDGDRVRCRFAQADQGECVSCPRHSFIELNQEKCVVSFTGKAAAGTYFIYLMAEDLIPVPKSAHGQDNTPLSAVPVHLSLTVEESSTRCSDEPVAMDDTPDQDTTHSVLPFQEVSFNVNFMSRLESVLEMAVVGPPGLFRVGFQSIGPLSMMSMAWVRSENKLAPLLPLCFAANTKSLQSEPRCVWLYQREMKTLPAGTELKCGKTEMTLVLPIASLTDIQMDELQLNSPTCPVSYNDTHLMASISLSGCGTKTVHAGSELVYTNTLQSVRPYTRVSRKPVLILPLACRIPGAQVKGPHYQIGMPTEKEVFGEYLGFEIQLYFPGEGPMANYTKFAKLREIVRSSPRTRREVGSILGSNSSSDGSTYSSDTIESDIKQIDLHILANCSIERAELLVSQCLESETEDFAVTRPILSQGCAASNSTFEVVTTETNYKIYRLDLNSLQNQGTTMYVECTVNLCITTLPSQKCPDLCAETFNTKAMVQSVFTRSYAVRSGPLSLVVTTPAPTTPAPTTLATTTIPTTTTIPTTTTIPTTTTIPTTTTTTTTTTTTTPTPTTTSTSTSTTSHAPGQMSFVAVGVILTTLSISLQNIFLD, encoded by the exons ATGCTTCTCAGATGGAGACTCTGCGTCCTGGTGCAGGGCCTCACGCTGCTCCTGTCCGGCCCCGCCTGCGAGGCCTCTTCCCTGGGGATGACCGTCCACGCTGTGCCCCTGGAAAGTGATGGAGGGAAAACG GTGCGAGCACATTTCACCGCCATCGCTCCCACTCCCTGTCCCGGGCTCACGGACCTGTGCTCTGAGGGCGAGGACTGTCTGGTCCACGCGACCCCTCTACCCTTCACCGGCACCAAGCCCGAACCCGGCTGGTGTGTCCGCCAGTGGCAGAAAAACCTCCCCAGTGATTACACTGGCTCCATCAGTTTAGG GGACAAAACAACGTTCTATGTTTCACTGAAAGCCCGACCGATTGTTCGGGAAAACACCGGGAGACTCAATCATCCTGCTTTtgttgctcttcctcctccattaaG GGCCCGCGTGGACTGCCCTCACCACTTCAGTCTGTCCGTCAAAGACCCGGACGGGGACCGGGTGCGATGCCGCTTCGCCCAGGCCGACCAGGGAGAGTGTGTCAGCTGCCCTCGACACTCCTTCATAGAACTGAATCAG GAGAAATGTGTGGTGAGCTTCACTGGGAAAGCCGCAGCGGGAACGTACTTCATCTACCTGATGGCAGAGGATCTGATTCCTGTGCCTAAAAGCGCCCACGGCCAAGACAACACCCCCCTCAGCGCCGTCCCTGTGCACCTCTCTCTCACCG TGGAGGAGTCGTCGACCAGATGCAGTGATGAACCAGTGGCGATGGACGACACCCCCGATCAGGACACCACGCACTCTGTCCTTCCGTTCCAGGAGGTGAGCTTCAACGTCAACTTCATGTCACGGCTGGAGAG tgTCTTGGAGATGGCAGTGGTTGGCCCCCCGGGACTTTTCAGGGTTGGCTTCCAATCAATCGGCCCCTTGTCCATGATGTCCATGGCCTGGGTCCGCTCCGAGAACAAACTGGCTCCGCTGCTGCCCCTCTGCTTCGCTGCAAACACCAAGAG TTTGCAGTCAGAGCCCAGATGTGTGTGGTTGTACCAAC GGGAAATGAAGACGCTTCCTGCTGGAACAG AGCTCAAGTGTGGGAAGACAGAAATGACTCTGGTGCTTCCCATCGCCTCCCTCACCGACATCCAGATGGACGAGCTGCAGCTCAACAGCCCCACGTGTCCCGTGTCCTACAACGACACCCACCTGATGGCCAGCATCTCCCTGAGCGGCTGCGGCACCAAGACTGTG CACGCTGGATCAGAGCTGGTTTACACCAACACCTTGCAAAGTGTGCGTCCCTACACTAGGGTCAGCCGAAAGCCGGTACTCATCCTCCCTCTGGCCTGCCGGATCCCTGGAGCCCAGGTGAAGGGACCACACTACCAGATTGGGATGCCCACAGAGAAGGAGGTCTTCGGGGAATATTTGGGCTTTGAGATCCAACTATACTTCCCAGGAGAGGGACCCATGGCAAATTACACCAAGTTTGCCAAGTTGCGCGAAATCGTCAGATCATCACCACGAACGCGACGAGAGGTGGGGTCAATATTGGGGAGCAACAGCTCCTCCGACGGCTCCACTTACAGCAGTGACACCATAGAGTCCGACATCAAACAGATAGACTTGCACATTTTGGCAAACTGCAGCATCGAGCGAGCCGAGCTGTTAGTGAGCCAGTGTTTAGAGTCTGAGACGGAGGACTTTGCAGTTACCAGGCCTATCCTGAGCCAAGG GTGTGCGGCTTCCAACAGCACGTTCGAGGTTGTCACAACAGAAACCAACTACAAGATTTACCGCCTTGATTTGAACAGTCTACAGAACCAGGGAACAACG atGTATGTCGAGTGCACAGTCAACCTGTGCATCACCACTTTGCCTTCCCAGAAGTGCCCGGACCTGTGTGCTGAAACCTTTAACACCAAAGCAATGGTTCAAAGTGTGTTCACCAGATCTTACGCCGTCCGATCGGGACCCCTTAGCCTTGTGGTCACCACTCCTGCACCAACCACTCCTGCACCAACCACTCTCGCCACTACAACGATCCCCACCACTACAACGATCCCCACCACCACAACGATCCCCACCACTACAACGATCCCCACcactacaactactactactactactactactacaactccAACTCCAACTACTACAAGTACTTCAACTTCCACAACTTCACATG CTCCAGGACAGATGTCATTCGTGGCAGTAGGAGTGATTTTAACAACTCTCAGCATATCTCTTCAGAACATCTTTCTCGACTGa
- the taldo1 gene encoding LOW QUALITY PROTEIN: transaldolase (The sequence of the model RefSeq protein was modified relative to this genomic sequence to represent the inferred CDS: deleted 1 base in 1 codon) gives MSSESLDKRRKMESALNQLKKHTVVVADTGDFHAIEEYKPQDATTNPSLILAAAKMPAYQQLLDQAIKYGIAKGGTEDEQVAHTMDKLFVSFGLEILKKVPGRVSTEVDARLSYDKDEMLAKALRLIALYKEAGISKERVLIKLSSTWEGIQAGKELEEKHGIHCNMTLLFSFAQAVACAEANVTLISPFVGRIMDWYKDNTGRKSTGRKSYEPHEDPGVLSVTKIYNYYKKFGYSTVVMGASFRNTGEVKALAGCDLLTISPGLLAELSEDHSTVTEMLNVEKAKACDLEKIHLDEKAFRWEHNEDRMAVEKLSDGIRKFAADAIKLETMIKEKMLNVKNGK, from the exons ATGTCCAGTGAGTCGCTCGACAAACGCAGGAAGATGGAGTCCGCGCTGAACCAGCTGAAGAAGCACacggtggtggtggcggacacCGGAGACTTTCACG CTATTGAAGAGTACAAGCCTCAGGATGCCACCACCAACCCATCACTCATCCTGGCTGCTGCCAAGATGCCAGCCtaccagcagctgctggatcAGGCCATTAAATACGGCATCGCCAAAGGCGG AACCGAGGACGAGCAGGTAGCCCACACCATGGACAAGCTGTTTGTGAGTTTCGGGCTGGAGATTCTCAAGAAGGTTCCAGGCAGAGTCTCCACTGAGGTGGATGCCAG ATTGTCTTATGATAAAGATGAAATGCTTGCCAAGGCTCTGAGGCTCATCGCTCTGTACAAAGAGGCAGGCATCAGTAAGGAGCGTGTGCTCATCAAACTGTCTTCTACCTGGGAGGGGATCCAGGCTGGCAA GGAGCTCGAGGAGAAGCACGGCATTCACTGCAACATGACCCTGTTGTTCTCGTTCGCTCAGGCTGTGGCCTGTGCAGAGGCCAATGTTACACTCATATCACCCTTTGTTGGACGCATCATGGACTGGTACAAGGACAACACAGGCCGTAAGAGC ACAGGCCGTAAGAGCTACGAGCCACATGAAGACCCAG GTGTGCTGAGTGTGACCAAGATTTACAACTACTACAAGAAGTTTGGCTACAGCACCGTGGTGATGGGCGCCTCCTTCAGGAACACGGGTGAGGTCAAAGCCCTGGCAGGATGCGACCTGCTCACCATCTCCCCTGGGCTGCTGGCAGAGCTCAGCGAGGATCACAGCACCGTCACAGAGATGCTCAATGTGGAGAAAG CCAAGGCCTGTGATCTGGAGAAGATCCACCTGGATGAGAAGGCTTTCCGCTGGGAGCACAACGAGGACCGCATGGCGGTGGAGAAACTGTCTGATGGCATCCGCAAGTTCGCTGCAGACGCCATCAAGCTGGAGACCATGATCAAA GAGAAAATGCTCAATGTGAAAAACGGCAAGTAA